One window from the genome of Nitrospirae bacterium YQR-1 encodes:
- a CDS encoding DNA translocase FtsK 4TM domain-containing protein, whose product MAEVVRGLKYEIKGLVAILFSLFTATSLLTYNKWDPSPFTYTDLPPSNYCGIAGSWYSDILLAFFGTGAYIFPIILFFYGLRRLIGSIMKKENLVGSALLSVTLPMFFTLLSETFSTIAVGGGLFGFVLIGILKKPFSSVFAYMVTLSVFYTSIALMLPINLTSISFRRRSQSGPSVSSASTAGTESADDGDIKPDFKIIKHKEEPLEDERKPPEILRQIKMPPEMRAGQYSLPNVELLITDDIHKYELTKEELVRAADILKNRLSDFNVEGKIAQAHPGPVITMYEFEPAAGVKISKVVALSDDLGRAMGGIKVRVSLIPGKTPIGIEVPNEKRSVVSLREIIESDRFIKKSSLLTLCMGKDIYGNPVVEDLARMPHLLVAGTTGSGKSVAINSMIMSILFKAKPSEVKMLMVDPKLLELSIYEGIPHLISNVITSPKEASDALKKMLLEMERRYRLIAGQGARNIEMFNASVTDEERLPYIIVIIDELADLMFTAAKNVEDSIVRLAQMARASGIHLIVATQRPSVDVITGIIKANFPSRVAFMVSSKVDSRTILDTHGAEKLLGRGDMLMLSPGAKITRVHGAFVDESEIKAVVDFVKSQAKPDYSIFENLVMEEAQSSDSDNTGSDRDEVYKEVIRYAQTMGEVSISSIQRRFKIGYNRAARIMDMLDEDGLVGPPKGAGKPRDFVSN is encoded by the coding sequence ATGGCAGAAGTCGTAAGAGGATTAAAATATGAGATAAAGGGGCTTGTTGCCATTTTATTTTCCCTTTTCACAGCAACATCGCTGCTTACTTATAATAAATGGGACCCCTCCCCTTTTACTTATACTGATTTACCTCCGTCTAACTACTGCGGCATTGCCGGCTCATGGTACTCAGACATACTTCTGGCTTTTTTTGGTACCGGAGCCTACATTTTCCCGATTATTTTGTTTTTCTACGGGCTGAGGAGACTTATTGGAAGCATAATGAAAAAAGAGAATCTGGTTGGTTCGGCTCTTCTGTCAGTAACCTTACCGATGTTTTTTACCCTGCTTTCAGAGACATTTAGCACAATAGCAGTTGGCGGAGGATTGTTTGGCTTTGTTTTAATCGGTATTCTAAAGAAACCCTTCTCCTCCGTGTTTGCCTACATGGTGACACTATCTGTTTTTTATACATCAATTGCGCTGATGCTGCCGATTAACCTGACCTCTATATCTTTCAGACGGAGGTCTCAGTCCGGGCCGTCCGTTTCATCCGCCTCAACTGCCGGCACAGAGAGCGCTGATGATGGGGATATAAAACCTGATTTTAAAATTATTAAACACAAGGAAGAGCCTCTTGAGGATGAGAGGAAGCCGCCGGAAATATTACGGCAAATTAAGATGCCCCCTGAGATGCGTGCCGGACAGTATAGCCTTCCAAATGTGGAATTGTTAATCACTGATGACATCCACAAGTATGAACTGACCAAAGAGGAGTTGGTACGGGCAGCCGATATTTTGAAAAACAGGCTTTCGGATTTTAATGTAGAGGGTAAGATAGCACAGGCTCATCCGGGTCCGGTTATCACCATGTATGAGTTTGAACCTGCTGCAGGGGTTAAAATCAGTAAAGTCGTAGCCCTCTCTGATGACCTTGGGCGTGCCATGGGCGGCATTAAGGTCAGAGTTTCGCTGATACCCGGGAAAACCCCCATAGGCATAGAAGTACCAAATGAGAAAAGAAGTGTGGTTAGCTTAAGGGAAATCATAGAGTCAGACAGGTTTATTAAAAAGAGCTCTCTTCTGACTCTGTGCATGGGCAAGGACATTTACGGCAACCCGGTGGTAGAGGACCTGGCCCGGATGCCCCACCTCCTTGTTGCCGGCACCACAGGCTCAGGTAAGAGTGTGGCCATAAACTCCATGATTATGAGTATTCTCTTTAAAGCAAAACCCTCGGAGGTGAAAATGCTGATGGTTGACCCTAAGCTGCTGGAGCTTTCCATTTACGAGGGGATTCCGCATTTAATTTCAAACGTAATAACCAGCCCCAAGGAGGCCTCAGACGCCCTGAAGAAAATGCTACTTGAGATGGAGCGCCGCTACCGCCTGATAGCAGGACAGGGGGCTAGAAACATAGAGATGTTCAATGCCTCGGTTACAGATGAGGAGAGGCTTCCGTACATAATAGTGATAATAGATGAGCTTGCAGATTTAATGTTCACAGCCGCCAAAAACGTAGAGGACTCGATAGTGCGTCTGGCGCAGATGGCAAGGGCATCGGGAATACATCTTATCGTGGCCACACAGAGGCCCTCTGTGGATGTTATAACAGGAATAATTAAAGCGAATTTTCCCTCAAGAGTTGCCTTTATGGTATCCTCCAAGGTGGATTCACGAACTATACTGGACACTCATGGGGCTGAAAAACTCCTTGGCCGGGGGGATATGCTGATGCTTAGCCCCGGGGCTAAAATCACCAGAGTGCATGGAGCGTTTGTTGATGAAAGTGAAATAAAGGCGGTAGTGGATTTTGTTAAATCACAGGCTAAGCCGGATTACTCTATTTTTGAAAATCTCGTAATGGAGGAGGCACAATCATCTGACTCTGACAACACAGGCAGTGACAGAGATGAGGTGTATAAGGAAGTCATCCGGTATGCACAAACAATGGGCGAGGTTTCGATATCTTCGATACAGAGGCGGTTTAAGATAGGCTATAACAGGGCGGCGCGCATTATGGATATGCTTGATGAGGACGGCCTTGTCGGCCCTCCAAAAGGCGCAGGGAAACCGAGGGATTTTGTTTCCAACTAA
- a CDS encoding undecaprenyl-diphosphate phosphatase, whose translation MEIFHAVVLGIVQGVTEFFPVSSTAHLILVPWFLGWKGVVNSLSFDIALHVGTLIALAVYFFKDWLEMFIIKQKRKLLLFIVVATIPGAVAGKLLDKFVETTLRTPWVIAVSLIVVGIVMLITERIGIKVQTIERISLSDAVLIGIAQAFALIPGVSRSGSTISMGLFLGMKRQDAARFSFLLSTPIVAGAALLHGIHILKGQSVDFNLPMFASGVLASFISGMLAIKFLLSFFKRFSLNWFVYYRFILAAVIIISVTVWQKS comes from the coding sequence GTGGAGATATTTCATGCTGTTGTGTTGGGAATAGTGCAGGGAGTAACGGAGTTTTTCCCGGTAAGCAGTACTGCCCATCTGATTTTAGTGCCATGGTTTTTAGGATGGAAAGGCGTTGTGAATTCTCTCAGTTTCGATATTGCCCTGCATGTTGGAACTTTGATTGCCCTTGCAGTGTATTTCTTTAAGGACTGGCTGGAGATGTTTATTATAAAGCAAAAGAGAAAACTTCTTCTGTTTATTGTTGTAGCAACCATACCGGGAGCAGTGGCCGGCAAGCTGCTTGATAAGTTTGTAGAAACGACACTGAGAACCCCCTGGGTGATAGCCGTTAGCCTGATAGTGGTGGGAATAGTTATGTTGATTACCGAACGGATTGGAATAAAAGTACAAACAATAGAAAGGATAAGCCTTTCGGATGCCGTTTTAATAGGCATTGCACAGGCTTTTGCCCTGATTCCAGGGGTTTCACGCTCGGGGAGCACCATTTCTATGGGTTTATTTCTTGGAATGAAACGGCAGGATGCGGCAAGGTTTTCCTTTTTACTTTCCACGCCGATTGTGGCAGGTGCTGCGCTGCTACACGGCATTCATATTTTAAAGGGGCAGAGTGTTGACTTTAATCTTCCCATGTTTGCCTCAGGTGTGCTTGCCTCATTTATTTCCGGGATGTTGGCAATTAAATTTCTACTGTCTTTTTTTAAGAGATTTTCGTTAAACTGGTTTGTTTATTACAGATTTATTCTTGCTGCGGTTATAATAATATCAGTGACGGTATGGCAGAAGTCGTAA